One Lactobacillus sp. CBA3606 DNA segment encodes these proteins:
- a CDS encoding DUF2255 family protein, with the protein MRNWTTAQLNRFCTADDMHVSPFYDDGKTYGTPTWIWSVVVANQLYVRAWNGQQSRWYQAARQQRAGRIHLADEDFEVTFTPVTQDDHLTMAINQSYEKKYAGSPYLPPMLEAGPVSATVRLDLK; encoded by the coding sequence ATGCGTAATTGGACCACGGCACAACTTAATCGGTTCTGTACGGCCGATGATATGCACGTTTCACCATTTTACGATGATGGTAAAACGTATGGGACCCCGACTTGGATCTGGTCAGTTGTTGTTGCCAATCAGTTATATGTGCGTGCTTGGAATGGGCAACAGTCACGTTGGTATCAAGCCGCTCGCCAACAGCGTGCGGGCCGGATTCACCTTGCTGATGAAGATTTTGAAGTGACGTTTACCCCTGTGACCCAAGATGATCACCTAACAATGGCAATCAATCAGAGTTATGAGAAAAAATATGCCGGCAGCCCTTACTTGCCGCCGATGCTAGAAGCTGGACCCGTCAGTGCGACGGTCCGTTTAGATTTAAAATAA
- a CDS encoding aldo/keto reductase, which produces MTTTKQAPIALGTWAWGDTAAGQVFGDQLTVADLQPVVDAAMATGLNLWDTAYAYGAGASETMLGQLLQGYPRDSYQLSTKFTPQMAGNGDHEVADMLAGSLERLKTAYIDIYWIHNPADVEKWTPALIPLVKSGQIKRIGVSNHNLAQIKRVAEILGAAGLKISAIQNHYSLLYRSSEEAGIIDYCREHDITFFAYMVLEQGALSGHYDVDHPLPAGSARAATYNDVLPQLTELTAGLKAIGDRQQATVAEVATAYVLAKGTTPIIGVTKQKYIASEQKALQVQLSTVEIEQLEALAAATKVNTKGSWEKPMA; this is translated from the coding sequence ATGACAACGACAAAACAAGCACCAATTGCATTAGGAACCTGGGCCTGGGGCGATACCGCCGCTGGGCAAGTCTTCGGTGACCAATTAACGGTGGCCGATTTACAACCAGTTGTGGACGCAGCCATGGCGACTGGTCTGAATCTCTGGGATACCGCTTATGCCTATGGCGCTGGGGCTTCCGAAACGATGCTTGGTCAATTGTTGCAAGGGTATCCTCGTGACAGTTATCAATTATCTACGAAATTCACGCCACAAATGGCCGGTAATGGTGACCATGAAGTCGCTGACATGTTGGCTGGTAGTCTAGAACGATTAAAGACAGCTTATATTGATATTTATTGGATTCACAATCCTGCCGATGTTGAAAAGTGGACACCTGCTTTAATTCCACTAGTTAAAAGTGGTCAAATTAAGCGTATCGGGGTGTCTAACCATAATTTAGCTCAAATTAAACGGGTTGCTGAAATTTTAGGCGCAGCTGGGCTGAAAATTTCTGCCATTCAAAATCACTATAGTTTGTTATATCGTTCTTCAGAAGAAGCTGGCATTATTGATTATTGTCGTGAACATGACATCACGTTTTTTGCCTACATGGTTTTAGAACAAGGTGCACTGTCAGGGCACTATGATGTTGACCATCCATTACCAGCCGGCAGTGCTCGGGCCGCAACGTATAATGATGTTTTGCCACAATTAACTGAATTAACAGCTGGGTTAAAGGCAATCGGTGATCGTCAACAAGCAACCGTCGCTGAAGTGGCGACGGCCTATGTTTTAGCCAAGGGGACTACGCCGATTATCGGAGTGACGAAACAAAAATATATTGCGAGTGAACAAAAAGCCTTACAAGTTCAATTATCAACAGTTGAGATTGAACAATTAGAAGCGTTGGCGGCGGCAACTAAAGTTAATACCAAGGGGTCGTGGGAAAAGCCAATGGCCTAA
- a CDS encoding DUF3284 domain-containing protein — protein sequence MQIKLTLQAPVDYIYQQLIGSAQADIYQQTGRPAPKQSLQGYRYAKKWANGMQGHLTITHAEPGVHYGYELETSSDHYGVDYQFTTTATNETVLDYAETFFGKDKKTQANNRIGVMLMGWFRKRRFKKMMSQMAATYYQ from the coding sequence ATGCAAATTAAATTAACGTTGCAAGCACCAGTTGATTATATTTATCAACAATTAATTGGTTCTGCCCAAGCTGATATTTATCAACAAACCGGTCGACCGGCGCCTAAACAAAGCCTACAAGGTTATCGGTATGCTAAGAAATGGGCGAATGGGATGCAAGGTCATCTCACCATTACGCATGCTGAACCAGGTGTCCATTATGGCTATGAGTTGGAGACGTCAAGCGATCATTACGGGGTTGATTACCAGTTCACCACGACGGCGACGAACGAAACGGTTTTGGACTATGCGGAAACTTTCTTCGGGAAAGACAAGAAGACGCAGGCCAATAATCGGATTGGTGTCATGCTAATGGGTTGGTTCCGTAAACGGCGCTTTAAGAAAATGATGAGTCAAATGGCAGCAACGTATTATCAATAA
- a CDS encoding oleate hydratase has protein sequence MNIYQTMYRPLKPVGIDDRHAKIVGGGIAGLATAVFLIDDAQMPARNITIYEKKPVMGGSMDGTKQAAGYLCRAERELEPYMECLWYLCSKIPSLEHPGRTVLDDVVDFNRDDPIHSEARVIINQGEIDSHYHDYKLAPKYAEAMRKIISSTEAELANKRLDEFFDEGFFKTNFWTCFHSQLAFKHYHSAIECRRYWQRFTFITRHEYLEGFIHTKYNEYDAIILPIERWLIDQGVTFTTDFAVTDLTFDDQNNTVQSIVATHHTVPTTVAIPAQDLVFVTTGSISENSTFGDNHTVAETNRDTTDMGTFTIWKNLAKKDPKFGHPEKFLGQIDKTKWISFFPTVKAYPEFFKRIEKLSGSPAGTGGLMTFKDSNWDLSFEIHHKPFFPYQADDEEVGWGYGLYGENIGNYIKKRMWDCTGDEIMTELLYHLGLLDIKDDVLAHTYMSTAMMPYCTSQFMPRELGDRPKVIPTGCTNLALLGQFVEIDDDVVFTVETSVRTGMEAVYGLLNFDKAVIEVNPSRYDIRYLLERVKRFAGIHGDVKASDLPALDPAKLPELQAALLKLVNDVPPFYQMYLGRDQTIPTKTAVLHPQAPRSK, from the coding sequence ATGAACATTTATCAAACCATGTATCGACCACTCAAACCGGTCGGTATTGACGACCGCCACGCTAAGATTGTCGGTGGTGGGATTGCCGGACTTGCAACCGCCGTTTTTTTAATCGACGATGCGCAAATGCCAGCTCGAAATATCACCATTTATGAAAAGAAACCAGTCATGGGCGGCTCCATGGATGGGACTAAACAAGCCGCCGGTTACCTATGTCGTGCGGAACGTGAACTCGAACCTTATATGGAATGTTTGTGGTATCTATGTAGCAAGATTCCCTCGCTAGAGCATCCTGGTCGGACCGTCTTAGATGATGTGGTCGACTTTAACCGCGATGACCCGATTCACAGTGAAGCCCGCGTCATCATTAATCAAGGTGAGATTGACAGCCATTACCACGACTATAAATTGGCCCCTAAATACGCTGAAGCAATGCGTAAAATCATCAGTTCCACTGAAGCTGAACTTGCTAATAAACGACTCGATGAATTTTTTGATGAGGGCTTTTTCAAGACTAACTTTTGGACTTGTTTCCACAGCCAATTAGCCTTTAAGCACTATCACAGTGCCATCGAATGTCGTCGTTACTGGCAACGATTCACCTTCATCACACGGCATGAATATCTGGAAGGCTTTATTCACACAAAATACAACGAATATGATGCTATTATCTTACCAATTGAACGCTGGCTCATTGATCAAGGTGTCACCTTTACTACCGATTTTGCGGTGACCGACCTCACTTTCGATGACCAGAACAATACCGTTCAATCAATCGTTGCTACCCACCACACCGTGCCAACAACGGTGGCGATACCAGCCCAAGATCTTGTCTTCGTCACGACGGGCTCTATCAGTGAGAACAGTACCTTTGGCGATAACCACACCGTTGCTGAAACCAATCGCGATACGACTGACATGGGGACCTTTACCATTTGGAAAAATTTAGCTAAAAAAGATCCTAAATTCGGCCATCCCGAGAAATTCCTTGGTCAAATTGATAAGACGAAGTGGATTTCCTTCTTCCCAACCGTTAAGGCTTATCCTGAATTCTTCAAACGTATTGAAAAATTATCGGGTAGTCCTGCCGGTACCGGGGGCTTAATGACATTCAAAGATTCTAATTGGGATTTGTCATTTGAAATCCATCACAAGCCATTTTTCCCTTATCAAGCTGACGATGAAGAAGTTGGCTGGGGGTATGGCCTCTATGGTGAAAATATTGGGAACTACATCAAGAAACGGATGTGGGATTGTACTGGTGATGAAATCATGACGGAACTGCTCTACCATTTAGGCCTGTTAGATATTAAAGATGATGTCCTCGCGCATACCTACATGTCCACGGCAATGATGCCTTACTGTACCAGTCAATTCATGCCTCGTGAACTCGGCGATCGGCCCAAAGTTATCCCAACTGGCTGTACTAACTTGGCCTTGCTGGGACAGTTCGTTGAAATTGATGACGACGTAGTCTTCACGGTTGAAACTTCCGTTCGGACAGGGATGGAGGCAGTCTACGGCCTATTAAACTTTGACAAGGCTGTCATTGAAGTGAATCCATCCCGTTACGATATTCGCTACTTATTAGAACGGGTTAAACGCTTCGCTGGCATTCACGGCGACGTTAAGGCCAGCGATTTACCTGCCCTAGATCCTGCGAAGCTGCCTGAACTCCAAGCCGCACTACTCAAATTAGTCAATGACGTCCCACCGTTCTATCAGATGTACCTCGGCCGCGATCAAACAATTCCGACCAAAACAGCCGTCTTACATCCACAAGCGCCACGCAGTAAATAA
- a CDS encoding TetR/AcrR family transcriptional regulator, whose product MHLTTEQRLSQALVVELQQTPVDKITIQTLVANCGLTRQTFYNHFADIYELVEWTAKTATAKSLTNVADYDNWQQGFLNVMLTIQANQYLVLNTYASAYRDVLEKYIYTVLYQYILVVVERQAAGMHVAAKHKAFIAHFYSLAFIALIFEWLKDGLKDDPHDIVEQTAVLVQGDFKKALHKYAE is encoded by the coding sequence TTGCATCTCACAACTGAACAACGCTTATCACAGGCACTCGTGGTTGAACTGCAACAAACGCCCGTTGATAAAATCACGATTCAAACCTTAGTGGCTAACTGTGGACTAACCCGTCAGACATTCTACAATCATTTTGCAGACATTTATGAACTCGTCGAATGGACAGCTAAAACCGCTACCGCCAAATCTTTAACGAACGTTGCCGATTATGATAATTGGCAACAAGGCTTTCTCAACGTCATGCTCACGATTCAAGCCAATCAGTACTTGGTCTTAAATACTTACGCCTCAGCCTATCGTGACGTTCTTGAAAAATATATTTATACCGTTTTATATCAGTACATTTTAGTCGTAGTCGAACGCCAAGCAGCCGGCATGCACGTGGCGGCCAAACACAAAGCATTTATCGCCCACTTCTATAGTCTAGCCTTCATTGCCTTAATCTTTGAATGGCTCAAAGATGGCTTAAAAGATGACCCCCACGACATTGTGGAGCAGACGGCCGTCTTGGTCCAAGGCGATTTTAAAAAAGCCCTCCATAAATATGCTGAATAA
- a CDS encoding MFS transporter, with amino-acid sequence MNKKVNPTWTLLALAISAFAIGSTEFISVGLMPLLVSSFHINLAQAGLTVSVYALGIMIGAPVMTLLTGQLNRHRLMMMIMGLFIIGNLLAALAPTFKVLLAGRVIAALAHGIFMTVASVIAADVVAPEKRASAIAVMFTGLTVATVTGVPLGTMIGQLGGWRWSFIFISGIGVLGLLADYWLIPRHLPLPTKATARGILRVLTNPQLLLALLVTALGYGGTFVAYTYLSPLLEQSMGWSASAVVVILVIYGLMVALGNTLGGRWANTRPLVALFKMFVGLLMTLVVLGFTAHSHWLGLLTILAMGIFAFMNVPGLQLYIVQLAEDQTPQDITMASALNISAFNVGIALGSGIGGQVTTQFGLAWTPIFGALMVAISLVLLLGLIWLAKPAKQPAHVEHHQ; translated from the coding sequence ATGAACAAAAAAGTAAATCCCACATGGACATTACTCGCACTCGCCATTAGCGCGTTTGCAATTGGCTCAACTGAATTTATCAGCGTTGGTTTGATGCCATTATTAGTTAGCAGTTTTCATATTAATTTGGCCCAAGCCGGACTGACCGTTTCCGTCTATGCCCTCGGAATTATGATTGGGGCGCCCGTCATGACCTTATTGACCGGGCAACTAAATCGTCATCGGTTAATGATGATGATTATGGGATTATTTATTATTGGTAACTTGTTAGCGGCCTTAGCGCCGACTTTCAAGGTCCTATTAGCCGGCCGCGTCATTGCCGCTTTAGCGCATGGTATCTTTATGACTGTCGCTTCAGTTATTGCCGCAGATGTGGTTGCGCCCGAAAAACGTGCTTCCGCCATCGCAGTAATGTTCACCGGTCTTACTGTCGCCACAGTTACCGGGGTACCACTGGGAACCATGATCGGTCAATTAGGCGGCTGGCGCTGGTCCTTTATCTTCATTAGTGGTATTGGGGTCTTAGGTTTATTAGCAGATTATTGGTTAATTCCCCGTCATTTACCTTTGCCCACCAAAGCAACTGCTCGTGGCATTCTACGTGTTTTAACAAATCCACAACTTTTACTAGCTTTATTAGTCACTGCGCTAGGGTATGGTGGCACGTTCGTCGCTTACACTTACCTCTCACCATTATTAGAACAATCAATGGGCTGGTCTGCCAGTGCCGTCGTCGTCATTCTGGTTATTTACGGTCTGATGGTCGCCTTAGGCAATACACTAGGTGGGCGCTGGGCCAATACCCGGCCATTGGTCGCCCTCTTTAAGATGTTTGTCGGGCTCTTGATGACCTTAGTCGTCTTGGGCTTCACCGCCCATAGTCATTGGCTTGGCCTACTAACCATACTCGCCATGGGAATTTTTGCCTTTATGAACGTTCCCGGCCTCCAACTGTACATTGTCCAATTGGCAGAAGACCAAACACCGCAAGATATTACAATGGCTTCCGCATTAAATATCTCCGCCTTTAACGTCGGCATTGCGTTGGGTTCCGGAATTGGTGGTCAAGTCACGACGCAATTTGGCTTAGCTTGGACGCCAATCTTTGGCGCTTTGATGGTTGCTATCAGTCTCGTTTTGTTACTGGGCTTAATTTGGTTAGCAAAGCCGGCTAAACAACCGGCCCATGTGGAACACCACCAGTAA
- a CDS encoding LysR family transcriptional regulator codes for MDTRVLHYFIVLTQVGNITKAATALHTTQPTLSRQLKELEVEVGAPLFIRGKRSITLTDAGILFEHRAQAILNDLAQTKRELKNNLTGLAGPIRIGCVESKVSPFVANWLATFQQQHPHSHFSLFSADGNTIREQIDQNQLDIGVLLEPIESAKYFARTIPITETWGLIMASNAALAQKDFIIGSDLQALRLLGPRRSILKNQIATWLRLDSDTLRFQGDRNLENNVLPLLLDHHYYDIGIDGILDFYQNQRLTFVPFSPLSQTRHTLIWRKNHALSPTVQAFIDYVTTQIQEMPL; via the coding sequence ATGGATACCCGTGTTTTACATTATTTTATTGTTTTAACCCAAGTTGGAAACATCACTAAGGCCGCCACAGCGTTGCACACCACCCAACCCACGCTATCACGTCAACTAAAAGAATTGGAAGTTGAAGTGGGCGCCCCGTTGTTCATCCGGGGCAAGCGCTCAATTACATTGACTGATGCGGGTATTTTATTCGAGCATCGCGCTCAAGCCATTCTCAATGACCTCGCCCAAACCAAACGTGAATTAAAGAATAACTTAACCGGCTTAGCCGGACCCATCCGCATCGGTTGTGTCGAGAGCAAGGTCTCACCGTTTGTCGCTAATTGGCTAGCCACCTTTCAACAACAGCATCCGCATAGTCACTTTTCCTTATTCAGTGCCGACGGTAATACGATTCGTGAACAGATTGATCAAAACCAATTAGACATTGGCGTACTGCTAGAACCGATTGAATCAGCCAAGTACTTTGCTCGCACCATCCCCATTACGGAGACTTGGGGGCTCATCATGGCAAGTAACGCCGCCTTAGCCCAAAAAGATTTCATTATCGGCAGTGACTTACAAGCGTTACGCTTGCTAGGTCCGCGACGAAGCATTCTGAAAAATCAAATTGCCACTTGGCTACGGCTTGATTCTGACACCCTACGTTTCCAAGGTGACCGTAATTTGGAAAACAACGTCTTACCACTATTACTCGACCATCATTACTATGACATTGGAATTGACGGTATTTTGGACTTTTATCAAAATCAGCGCCTCACTTTTGTGCCCTTTAGTCCGCTCAGTCAAACTCGACACACGTTAATTTGGCGTAAGAATCATGCGTTATCACCGACCGTCCAAGCCTTTATCGATTACGTCACGACCCAGATTCAAGAAATGCCGCTTTAA
- a CDS encoding helix-turn-helix domain-containing protein: protein MPTKTYHIGVEATMEVIGGKWKSIILCHLRQKTMRTSELERAIPQISQKMLVQQLRELEAAKIVERHVYQEVPPRVDYGLTDYGQSLSGILNQLCVWGENNIDRRRDEGEAITLLHRDDL from the coding sequence ATGCCAACAAAAACGTATCATATTGGGGTCGAAGCGACCATGGAAGTTATCGGTGGCAAGTGGAAGTCCATTATTTTGTGCCATTTACGGCAAAAGACGATGCGCACGAGTGAACTAGAACGTGCGATTCCGCAAATTTCTCAGAAAATGTTAGTACAACAATTACGGGAATTAGAAGCGGCTAAAATCGTTGAACGACATGTCTACCAAGAAGTGCCACCACGTGTGGACTATGGGCTAACTGATTATGGGCAGAGTTTATCAGGAATTTTAAATCAACTCTGTGTTTGGGGTGAAAATAATATTGATCGTCGTCGTGATGAGGGGGAAGCGATTACGCTGTTGCATCGTGATGATTTATAA
- a CDS encoding MFS transporter, whose product MLRSLIAVPINFNRNFRILWLGSLITDLGNAMTLPFIVLYIQTLGNYSSRQLNFLGAAAFAVTYASKALVAPWWGRLADQKGRKLMCLRASGAMTLTIIGVGLAPNVTILLGLRTLQGVFSGYINNANALISLTTPVAHRGHQLSKLITGSITGSLLGPLIGGGLASSVGYRGAFFITGSLMALVFGLTWWGVQETVTPLDRQSLPPLKPVLHQVGRPFFIALFTSLLIIQATTNAITPLLSLLVGQLTPDAHQIILITGLVAAAPGLATILMASRIGRLIDHLGASRCLMCFLGLAIIDLGLSSLVTQIWQLISLRFILGIADAALLPAIQVLTVDRIPRTVFGRVFSFNQSAQALGNVVGPGLAAVVATYWGYQPIFLLTALLELIALILWLRYFYWHTA is encoded by the coding sequence ATGCTGAGGAGTTTAATTGCGGTGCCGATTAATTTTAACAGGAACTTCCGAATTTTGTGGCTTGGCAGCTTAATCACTGACTTAGGCAACGCAATGACTTTGCCCTTTATCGTTCTTTATATCCAAACTCTGGGTAACTACAGCTCAAGACAGCTCAACTTTTTAGGCGCCGCCGCCTTTGCGGTAACCTATGCAAGTAAAGCACTGGTCGCCCCTTGGTGGGGCCGCTTGGCAGATCAAAAAGGACGCAAGCTGATGTGTCTACGAGCTTCCGGTGCCATGACCCTAACAATTATTGGCGTAGGCTTAGCGCCCAATGTAACCATTTTATTAGGCTTAAGGACCTTACAAGGGGTGTTTTCAGGTTATATCAACAATGCCAATGCATTAATTTCATTAACCACGCCCGTCGCCCATCGTGGACACCAGCTCAGTAAACTAATCACAGGCAGTATTACTGGCAGTTTATTAGGCCCCTTAATTGGCGGCGGTCTCGCTAGTAGTGTGGGTTATCGCGGTGCTTTTTTCATCACTGGGAGCCTGATGGCCCTGGTCTTTGGCTTAACTTGGTGGGGGGTTCAAGAAACGGTGACCCCGCTTGACCGCCAATCTTTACCACCATTAAAACCAGTCTTACATCAAGTTGGTCGCCCCTTCTTTATCGCCCTATTCACTTCACTGCTCATCATTCAAGCAACCACCAATGCCATAACGCCCCTTTTAAGTCTTTTAGTGGGCCAATTGACCCCTGACGCTCACCAAATCATTTTAATCACTGGTTTAGTCGCCGCCGCCCCTGGTTTAGCTACCATATTAATGGCCAGTCGGATTGGTCGTCTGATTGATCATTTAGGTGCATCGCGGTGTTTAATGTGCTTTTTGGGACTCGCCATTATCGACTTAGGCCTGAGTAGTTTAGTCACCCAAATCTGGCAACTTATCAGCTTGCGGTTCATCTTGGGTATCGCTGACGCCGCCTTACTACCCGCAATTCAAGTACTGACCGTTGACCGTATTCCACGCACTGTTTTCGGTCGCGTCTTTAGCTTTAATCAATCTGCACAAGCTTTAGGTAACGTGGTTGGCCCCGGTCTGGCAGCTGTCGTCGCGACTTACTGGGGTTATCAACCCATCTTTTTGTTGACCGCCTTATTAGAATTAATTGCTTTAATCCTGTGGTTACGCTACTTTTATTGGCACACAGCTTAA